Below is a genomic region from Aurantimonas sp. HBX-1.
TGATCGACCTGATCCTGACCGTCTGCATGATCGCGGACCCCTCGTCCTGCCGCGAGGAACGGCTCGCCTACGAGAGCCGCGGCTCGCTGGCGCAATGCATGATGCTCTCGACGCCCTACGTCGCCGCGTGGGCGGGCGATCACCCGCAGTGGACGGTCAAGCGGTGGAAGTGCGGTTGGCCCGAGGAACGCAAGCAGCCGATCTGAGCTCCCAAGCGTGCGCTGCCGAGCGATCGCGCATTATGCCTGAAATCTAGGCGGCCCGTCGGAGCCGATCGTCCGGCTGCCTTAACATTAGGCACGCGGACGCTGCCGCAGTGCCGCTGCGGCGCCGGTTCCGCCGATCAGGCCGAGCATTCGCCGAGATTGGCACAGGCTTTGCTCCGTTTCACTCGTAACCCGACCGCGTCGGGGCCGAAACGAGTGGAGATGGCGCATGAACTCACCCTTCAAATGGATCCGGGGCATTGCCGCCGCGGCGGCAATGACAGGCGTGGCGCTCACCGGAGCCGCCGCCCAGGACGCGCCCAGCGGCGAGCCGATCAAGGTCGGCGTCCTGCACTCGCTGTCCGGGACGATGGCGATCTCCGAGACGACCCTCAAGGACGTCATGCTGATGCTCATCGAGGAGCAGAACAAGAAGGGCGGCCTGCTCGGCCGGCCGCTGGAGGCGGTCGTCGTCGATCCGGCCTCCGACTGGCCGCTGTTCGCCGAGCGCATGCGCGACCTCGTCTCCGCGCAGGACGTCGCGGCGGTGTTCTGCTGCTGGACGTCGGTGTCGCGCAAGTCGATCCTGCCGGTCGCCGAGGAGCTGAACACGGTGGTGTTCTACCCGGTCCAGTACGAGGGCGAGGAATCGTCGCGGAACATCTTCTACACCGGCGCCGCCCCGAACCAGCAGGCGATCCCGGCTGTCGACTACCTGATGGCGGAAGGCGTCGAGCGCTGGGTGCTGGAGGGCACCGACTACGTCTATCCGCGCACCACCAACAAGATCCTCGAGCAGTATCTGATGGACAAGGGCGTCGCCGCCGAGGACATCAAGATCAACTATACCCCGTTCGGCTTCTCCGACTGGCAGACCGAGGTCGCCGCGATCAAGGAATTCGGCTCGGCCGGCAAGAAGACCGCGGTGGTGTCGACCGTCAACGGTGACGCCAACGTGCCGTTCTACAAGGAACTCGCCAACCAGGGCATCGCCGCGACGGACATTCCGGTGGTGGCGTTCTCGGTCGGCGAGGAAGAACTCGCCGGCATCGACACCGGCCCGCTGGTCGGCCATCTCGCCGCCTGGAACTACTTCATGTCGGTCGACACGCCGGAAAACGCCGAGTTCATCGAGAAGTGGAAGGCCTTCATCGGCAACGAGGAGCGCGTCACCAACGACCCGATGGAGGCCCACTATATCGGCTTCAACATGTGGGTGAAGGCGGTCGAGAAGGCCGGCACGACGGACGCCGACGCGGTGATCGCGGCGCTGCCGGGCATCGAGCAGGCCAACCTCACCGGCGGCGTCTCCAAGATGCTGCCGAACCACCACATCACCAAGCCGGTGCTGATCGGCGAGATCAACGCCGACGGCCAGTTCGACATCGTCAGCGAGACCGAGGAACTGGTCCCCGGCGACGCCTGGTCGGACTTCCTGCCGGAATCGAAGCCCCTCGAGGCCGACTGGACCGACCCGATCAACTGCGGGAACTACAACACCGAGACCAAGACCTGTGGTGGCGCTTCGGCTGCGGCTGCTCAGTAAGCACACCAGGTCTGTCGAGGCTCGCTTGCTCCCAGAGCGAGCCTCGAGCGGGGGCGGCCAGGCGACCGTCCCCGCCAATGTCTCCACCGCTACAGGATATTTCATGGCCGTCTTCGCGCGCTGGTGCCTCGCTCTTCTCCTGCTGGTCCCGGTCACGATCCTATCCGCCGTCCCGGCGAGCGCGCAGGACGGCGATGCCGCGGCGATCATCCAGAAGTTCGGCGGCAAGCAGAGCTTTGCCGACACCGAGGCGGTGATCGACGAACTCGCCGCCACCGGCAATGCCGACGTGGCGCCGGCGCTGCGGGCGCTAGGCGACGGCAGCCTCTACTGGCGCAAGGGCGACGAGAGGGTGTTCATCGGCCGCGGCAGCGACCCGGTCACGCTGCTCGATCCGCTGACCGGCGCGGAGGTGGGCACGGCGCCGGCCGGCGACCTGACCAAGGTCCGCATCAAGAATTCCATCCGCAACGACATCTCGACGGCGCTCGGGTCGCTGACGCTCGGGTCCCCCGATCCGGCGCAGC
It encodes:
- the urtA gene encoding urea ABC transporter substrate-binding protein, producing the protein MNSPFKWIRGIAAAAAMTGVALTGAAAQDAPSGEPIKVGVLHSLSGTMAISETTLKDVMLMLIEEQNKKGGLLGRPLEAVVVDPASDWPLFAERMRDLVSAQDVAAVFCCWTSVSRKSILPVAEELNTVVFYPVQYEGEESSRNIFYTGAAPNQQAIPAVDYLMAEGVERWVLEGTDYVYPRTTNKILEQYLMDKGVAAEDIKINYTPFGFSDWQTEVAAIKEFGSAGKKTAVVSTVNGDANVPFYKELANQGIAATDIPVVAFSVGEEELAGIDTGPLVGHLAAWNYFMSVDTPENAEFIEKWKAFIGNEERVTNDPMEAHYIGFNMWVKAVEKAGTTDADAVIAALPGIEQANLTGGVSKMLPNHHITKPVLIGEINADGQFDIVSETEELVPGDAWSDFLPESKPLEADWTDPINCGNYNTETKTCGGASAAAAQ